In Felis catus isolate Fca126 chromosome A3, F.catus_Fca126_mat1.0, whole genome shotgun sequence, a single genomic region encodes these proteins:
- the ASPRV1 gene encoding retroviral-like aspartic protease 1: MAESGARSREGRREHAFIPEPFDGANVAPHLWLHRFEAINDLNHWDHVTKLRFLKESLRGDALEVYSGLSPKDQEDYGAVKETLLKAFGGPEATHSHLPKEIVFANSMGKGYYLKGKIGKVPVRFLVDSGAQVSVVHPNLWEEVTDGDLDTLRPFENVVKVANGAEMKILGIWDTVVSLGKLKLKAEFLVANASAEEAIIGTDVLQDHNAVLDFEHRTCTLKGKKFRLLPVGGSLEDEFDLELIEEEPSSGEGGQQLSY, encoded by the coding sequence atggCTGAGAGTGGAGCCAGGAGCCGGGAGGGCCGTCGGGAGCATGCCTTCATCCCGGAGCCCTTTGATGGAGCCAACGTAGCCCCACACCTCTGGCTGCACCGCTTCGAGGCTATCAATGACCTCAACCATTGGGACCATGTCACCAAACTAAGGTTCCTGAAAGAGTCCCTCAGGGGAGATGCCCTGGAGGTCTACAGTGGACTCAGCCCCAAGGACCAGGAAGACTATGGGGCTGTGAAAGAGACCCTCCTGAAGGCCTTCGGGGGGCCCGAGGCCACCCACAGCCACCTGCCCAAGGAGATCGTCTTTGCCAACAGCATGGGTAAGGGCTACTACCTCAAGGGGAAAATTGGCAAAGTGCCCGTGAGGTTCCTGGTAGACTCGGGGGCCCAGGTCTCTGTGGTCCACCCCAACTTGTGGGAGGAGGTCACAGATGGTGACTTGGACACTCTGCGGCCCTTTGAGAATGTGGTAAAAGTGGCCAATGGGGCTGAAATGAAGATCCTGGGCATTTGGGATACAGTGGTGTCCCTGGGCAAGCTGAAGCTGAAGGCAGAGTTCCTAGTGGCCAATGCAAGTGCTGAAGAAGCCATCATTGGTACCGATGTGCTCCAGGACCACAATGCCGTCCTGGACTTCGAGCATCGCACGTGCACCCTGAAGGGGAAGAAGTTCCGGCTCCTGCCTGTTGGAGGGTCCCTGGAAGATGAGTTCGACCTGGAGCTCATAGAGGAGGAGCCCTCctcaggggaggggggacagcAGCTCTCCTACTGA